The Alnus glutinosa chromosome 1, dhAlnGlut1.1, whole genome shotgun sequence region cGATCACACATCCTGGCTTGTCCACTCaaagaaataaatagaaaattaaagaaagaaaaatccagGTATCCAGAAGAAGTTAAATGATGAACAGAGGCAGATTAAAGCCCTGGCGTGGGCCCAAGATCACCATGATCAGACTGTaaaaaggaagaggaagagtCAAAAGCATCTTTTGGTTTCAATTATCAAACTGGACAATATGTTAACAATAAAGGCAAACAACTAATTCCCACTCCTTTCCCTCCACGTACAGTCAAattcaatttgtttttaaagCTTCAACCAAAGTAGCTTTGCCTGATTTGCTACTTGTCTCGGGCCCCTCCTACTGACTTTTAAAAGATCCATATACACGGGAACCACCATTATGGGAATCGGATAAGGAATCGGACATCTCtgttgatatatattttttctttgttaatatatttgcATGGTTAAGATTGTAATTAAATTATGTGATAAACTTATGATTTTAATATACAGTCACGCTCTGCACCCGACGTAAGTAGTGACCTATTCTATCGACATTAATCCGATAATAACCATTTCTCTTTTGACAGCTCCACTCATCTATCAGTATTCAACATGGTAGTTGTCTTTGATACGAATTATACTAACATTGGGTAGAACTTACTCTTAAAAATCGGTTTGTAAATGGAGGGTATTAAGAACTTATATATACATGATTAAGATAGTACATAAGTTATGTGAAATACTTACGATCGTAACATGTAACATATTGTTATACgatgaaaattgtttttatattttcaagtgttttgtgtttgaggCTGCTTgtgtaatatttttgttttaagagaaaacaaaaaaatagaagaaaaagaaaaaagaaattttttataacaaTCATAGCGGGTTTTTGCTATGTTGTGGCCTGTCAAGTTTGAATAAGGCTATTCAGAGCAGTAACCAACATCCAGTCCATAAGTTTTGGGCTTAGCCTGATTCACCCCCATAAAAAGTTACTAGGAAAGGTCAGTCCATGTCAATGATACGAATTTATTCTTGACTAAAAGGAAATTAGGGGGAGGGAATGTATTTTGGTaggaagaacagaaaagaaaagaaaaaagaaaagcttgtTTGGAAGAATGACACCGTGGGAACTCTTTTTAGTGAGCCCATAATATATTACGATGATACATCACACaacttaaaagcttaagcctaTGAATTTGGGCCTAATTATGCTATATTAATCACTCATACTTCTTATATCTTTTTAATATGGGACTCAATCCTTTTACACTCACTCAAGTATACTCAACAAAGCATATATGTCGGAGCTATAAAAGAGCTACAAATCAGTATGTAGGTTTACTGACATAAATAATGGCCCTCTGTGTAGAGAGGTTTATTGGCATGAACATTGGgcttcaaaaattacaaatttattcCAAAGCTGCATGCTACCTGGCCATGGCCATTTACTTCCGAGCTCTTGAATCTTGTATTATTTTAGTAACTGCAAATCCTACAACCccatgaaacaaataaaaaaaaaattataagctGCAAAATTAGTAAATTAGCCATAGAGCATGTTGTCAAAGGTAATAGTATGTTTACTTCTTGTGTTTGTGCGGTGGGCACTCCCTACCAGCTGGTTGTCTGATACATTCCTGATAAATAATAGTATGGAAATTGCTATTAGAAAAATACGAAGGATGATTATTTATTcattgtttttatattctttcgGGATCAGATGgaattaatagaaataaaagTCAGATAAATCAAGTCAATTCTTCctagaaacaaaaagtgaaaGTGTATACACAGTGTTGAAATACTAAACACATGGCTTGAACTCAAAAGACAAAACACTTTCAGAGCTTTACAAGAGAATTATGATGGAGTTAACTCACAAAATCATCAAATTCCCCCATCTAACAAGCTGAAGGACCTCTGCTGGTATTACGCCACTAAGCTTGTTACTGTTCAATCTCCTGCAGACAATACAAAATCACCCTCGAAGActgtataatttcttttttcaaaggaAATTGGACAGGTACTTACAAAAACCTTAAGGAGACCAAGTTTCCAAGAGATGATGGAATGACCCCAGAGAGATGATTCTGGTACAGGTCCAAGCTAATCAGTCTCGTTAGGTTACCAATACCCGTTGGTATGACTCCACTTATGTTATTTCCGTATACCTCCCTGCCGGCCAGTAAATTGCCACGGTATGATTAATATTTTgatcttttcacttttttgagAGAAAGATTTCCCAAAAAACTATCTTGTTTATCACTATTGCAGTGGAAGCGAGAAAATGATCTTACAAATATTGAAGATTAGACAAGGCTCCAAGCTGAGGGACAAGAATTCCCGAAAGTGCCGAGGTCCCTTCAATTGTGAAACATGTCATGAAACTTAGTTAATCAAGAAGCAGGGAGTAGGCTacttgatgaagaagaagacaaatgtGTTGTAGAGAAGAAGAATGCTTACACCCTTGTGACGCTATTATCACCGTTGCAAGTAACGTGATACCAGGTGCATGGATTAACCAACGTTGGATCCCAGCTCTGAAGGACACCGTTAGGGTCTACCAATTTGGTTTTCCAGGCATGAAGGGCTTCCCCTGTTTAGGATTGGAAACAAAATTAACTCAGGTTGAGAGACATTAATTATTAAACAACATGGTTTTCCCATTTGccagaaattttgttttctgatatcaaatgaaacacattaacaaacaactcaaaacagcCAAAcagttttcatattttgtaaAAAAGGAATACTTATGAACGCAATTTCCATACCTTCTGAGTTGCAATCTACTGATGCAATAGCAACAGcaaatacaagaaaaactaaaattcGGGCAACCATCGTGTAGGAGTTAAGAATCCTTGGCAATGATATTTACATAATCTCAAGTAGCTCttccatacatatatatatatatatatatactggcCGGCTTATCCAATAGAGTAAAATAATTTGGCAATGGGTAAGATTTAGTCAAGTCAACTTACCAACTTTGCTGGCTGCGTGAAAAAGTCCGTCCGTAATATATGCAGCTATCAAGTCGGTCAAATAAAGGccaaaaaattaatgtaatttcatttgaaatgtaGCAATATACATTCTGACTAGCCTTTGGTTTGAAAACAAAGAATATGAAAGAACTTTATTTGGCGCCGGTTGGACTCGCATCTTCTTTCTGATTTCTGAAGGAGACCCCACTGGCCACTGTTGTGTGGTTGAACAGTGGTGGTCCCACAATGGCCGCACGGTTCTAACTATGAAGATTATCAGAGAGCAATGCatgtaaaaaatacatgttttaaagacaaatttcaatttaaaagaaCATATTCACAAAGTTTTCtcattgaaagaaaactttatccttAAATCAGTCTTATGATTCGCAATCGCATGTTCTATACCACAACCTTAAAAAATGTTGACAAAATGTgccaaaataataaagatttgtCATTCATTGGGAAGATCAGAAACAGCAAgcattattatataatatactGTAGCCTGTATGACAAATCTAAGTTGTTTAATGCCTCTAAACAAATGACCGTGAAACCTAATGGGCCACCGAGCTACTATCTGCCATATTCCGCAGCCTTTTCAGACCTTAATGCAATAATTTAACATAAACCAGAACATCACCCAGTGATCTTGTCGGTGGTGGCGCTGTTGATTGTGCCACGTTTTAGTCCAAGTTACAGAACGTCGTCCATGTGCTTTTCTGAGGAGagaaataattttgaacatcattttttttaaattaaacattaaatttaCAGAACTCTTGCATAAGTCCTACAGAGTCaatagttaattttaaaaaaataatgtacaaAATATGTACAAAAATATAACATGTCTCTTCTGTATGTgtgagtcagagagagagagagagagagagacagcagACTGCAAAATTATTAACTATTAACTAATAATAGTTAATGcacaaaaaaaggaagaaaaaagactgCAAAATTATACATTTACTGTGAGAAGAATATGATCAAACATATTTACACACAGTGAGTAAAGGAGAAGGTCATCTCAGCATGCAATTAACCATCAGGAGCTTCACTAGCTTTCACAAACCGACCCTTGACTCGCTTCCTAGTATCGGCTCTTGCTTTCCTCGACTCGTACCGTATGTGCTTCTCATATCTATCCATGATATAGTTCAAACGtatagaaaaatgttagagaATAGTAGTCAAATTAAGATTGGAAAGAAAACCAGCAGATGAAAATGTACCttcggtttttcttcttctccttgtaCCGTTGCATGGCATTGCCTCTGTTCTGTGCCAGTAGCTCCATATCTGCCTTGGTAGGTGCTGCTGTTCCCACACGGTCACCCCCGACAAGAAAAGGTTGTTCCACAAGCTGGAACTCTTTAGAACCACTGGAACCTCTTGCTTTACCTGACGATGGCCTTCCTACAGGTAGGTTGTTGCTCTCAGATGTTGCTGGCCCTAGGCTGGTTGTGGGATTATTCGAGATATTCTGTATATCCAAATAAGACATGTCAGTACTATTGAAGGGGCCCTTGTGTACTAGAATGGCGTCAAACATTgcacaaagaaagaaagtaaacgATGCTGTCTATATCATCAGAAGGTCCCGATTCAATTTACTTATGCTTTACCAATCAATCTACCAGGTCGTGTTCTTCTCAAAAGCCTTCATGTTTGCCAAATTTGTTAGCATGTCGGCAATAAACCATCTACATAGTCTACCTAAAAGATATCCTTTTGTTTCCAATCACTCGTTCTATTTATAAACAATAGAGGCAAAATATATCATGACGCCTGTTCTAGTGTTTTTAACATTTGCGACCTAAGTTTCCAGTTTAATGAATTTTGGACATGTGCTTTCAGCATTTGCACATCGTGATCTCCGATAATGGTTTCCATCAAGTATATAACAGAGACAACTTGAAAATACAAGTATACaccttggataaataaaaaaagaaaaagaaaaaattagcaTCTAGCCACGGCTGGGCTCATCCAAGCCACAGCCCCAGCCACAACCGTGCATGGTTGGGTAGGGTGACTGCAACTAGGCCACTTCATGCCTGGGACGACCCAACCATGGCTGGGGGCTATCACCGCGCACCCAGCCATGACCATGGCAGCCATTCTATTTCCAGCCacttttttgttgtgttttttttttttttttaatcggagcggcaaaattatatttataaatgcctgcagaataaaattaaatacgCTGCTTCATTATGAGAAGAAAATTAAGGAACATTTAGAAGAAATTTCTGGAATGGACAGACATAAGTCATaagcccccttttttttttccgtccACATTATAAATCACAAGAAACCAGTATTTTCCAAGAATCTAGCATCTTCCAACCACAGCCATTGAATGCTAAAAGGTTGTCAAGAAAGATTGAGCAAAGAAACAGTTAAGAGACTAGACAGATTACATATATGGGGACAATATCGAGTTTCAGACACAATGCACTATGCAGTACACAGGAAAAAGAGATCtattaaagaaaacataattaaaatattaaagaacTCATATGGACTTACATTGAACGCCATATCGTCACGTGCAATAGGGCAATTCATCTGGAACATATCTCCCATCatttttgtattattcaaaGGTGTTTCTTTCGTAAGTTCACCAAAATTTTTTATCATAAATCCTGCATCATTTGCACCATAGGCAACTTCCAGTGTACCCGTTTCTTCATGACCCCTCAACAGTCCAAGATTAAAATCCCATATCTACAAGGGAACATCATCAAGTCAGAAATTTTCAGGCGCCCTTCGACCGAGTGTTAtcaacctataaaaattaactaaCAAGTAACTGAAAACAAGCAAATAAAAAGTTCAACCAAGAATCTGAAGACCCTGCTAAGCCAAagtatttgaattcaaaaaGTTCCAACACAGCAATAACGGCACTATCAATGCGAAAGACTAACTGGTTCGCAATGAAAGTCccataaaatttaaaagaataaatttcCTTGCTTTAAAAGAAGGAACTTTCCTACATAGTCAGATGCCACAGCATAGTGATGTTTTTGTGACTAGCTTACTTTCACagatgaaagagaaaagaggaagagaaagcaGACAGTTAAAACAAAATCAGcatctaatatatatacatcaaaCGTCCGAAACCGTTACCTGGGTGCTCTGACTTCTGGGATTTCTGTCCCACAACACATCACCATCCACAATGCGATCGCTCTCCTTCAAATCCATCATAAGCAAAGCCGTGACCGGCGCTTCTTGCTGTGGTTGCTGTTGTTGCTGTTGTTGCTGAGCAACGACAGGGCTGGCATCCACAAACCCATCAATcccaccatcaccatcaccgCCACTCCCCAAACCAACCAGCCCCTCCCACCCGTCACCACTCCTCCTTAAAAGCTCCACCAGCTGCCTACACATCACCAGCCCCCTATTCCCACCACTCCGACCGCCCTGTCTCTTTACCACCGTCTTGCTCGGCACAATCAGGTCTGGCAGACACACCACCCCCGCGTTCGACTTGTCGTACCCCCACAACGACGGGTCGTTCATCACATCCCCACCAGTCCTCCAGCTCTGGATCAACGGCCCAGATGGATTCGGATTTACCTTCTTATCCTCGAGATCGACGCCCAAGAGGGAAGCGAGCTCGCGAGCTGAGGGGCACCCAGAAAATCCTTCGATTTGGCTGCGATCGTGTGAGGCGGACACGGAACAGCCACCATGGGCGTCCCAGTCGCACTGGTGGCACAGCACCAGGTTGTCGGTGGCGCACCGAACCAAGACCGGCTCGGACCCGCAGTTGTCACAGATCTGGGAGCGCACGTGCTTCCGGGACAGCAAGTTGGCCGAGTGCACGTGCTGGTCGCAGAACAGGCACAGCTTCGCAGAGTCCGCCCTACAGTACAGCACCGCACTCTGCTCAGCGCAGAAATCGCACGGCACCGCGCCATCTCCGGTTCTGGATCGAGGACTCCCCATAACGAAACCCTAATTTTGGAGACTCTTGGAAGCTTCAAGCCTTCAAGCTGAAGCTAAACTAAGCTTAAGCTAGAGGGACAATTTTCAGCTTTTGGGGGAACGATATAGTGGGAAAGATAGAGCCCATTTCGGAAAATATCTTTTTGACCTTTTTGCTGACATGGCATGATAGCTCAGCGCATCTTCTTCTATCTAGACACTGTACTGTAAACAAGCAATCATTCCgatctctttttatatattaatctaaaaaaaattctgtaTTCCGAGCACCGGCCCATGCGGTAAAAgatatttcacaattattgGAAGAAAGAAATGGGTGACTACAAAAGATATTTCAAAGAtcgtgattaaatttatatatgatTTTGAGAGGATAATCATaaggggagggagggagggagggagggagagggagGGACCCATCAGAAAATGTAAGTAATAAAATCACGTGGGAAGGCATCGAGAGTTGAGCTCCGATCGACCTTTTTCGGTAATAATGAGAGGCCCCGGGGATTTGCGGCTCTCTAGGTCTGTCGTCGTCGTCATCCATGACGTCTCCTCCTCCCCCTGTTTTTAGCTACCCTAACCCACCGtcctataatatatattttatatttttaatctttGTGTCAAAAGACGTGCTTAACGATTTTTAAATATAACTCAAGTGGATAGGTTaggttttggggggggggggggggaagtgGTACTTAAATCTTGTGAGTCACCGACACCATCGATTTAACTTttagatttttatatttttttttaatatcattttcATATTAAGACAAAACTCTTCTTTGAAAACCCTCTGGACCCAAATACTAAGGGAGGAGTTTGAGCTTCCCTCTCCCTCctcattccttttttttcttctcttaaaCACTTCTTTTGAGGCTCTTTTCTACTAgagttttctatttttggaagcattttatccgctttttttaaaatcaatgcAGTTCTCGTGAGTTATCTCTCTTTTCCACCATGTCTTCTGCCAAATGTGATTAAGATTTTGGGTCGAAGTATTCAAAGCTAAATCTATGCTCCTCCTCCAAATTCAACACAATATACGTCTTTCCATTGTGTTTCCCGTCGTCTTCCGCTTTCGTTGACACTAGTCGCGACCCTTCCGGACACCCACGCTCCAACTAGTGCTTCTCACTTGTCAGCGTGTAGTAGCTACATTTCTCCTCCCCACCTTCTTCCGCCTCTGTTGGCAGTTGTTTGCAGTACCTCACCGCGTTCTTTGCTGGAGATAGGTCTTCTAGTGTTGGCACGTGGTCTTACACTTCAGCATCGGCAACTCCCAACCCTAACTCCTCCTCCCTACTGTTGctgtgttatttttgttttaccacttttgtatttatgagcgttttgttttatgttcccTGTAATTGCTACTTGACAGATGTTTAGATAAGGTTCTTCAAGACTTTATACACACCTTTAACTACATTTACTGGCGGCATGAGTTCTTGGCATTCATACCAAAAATCAATAGGCCCGTGTCATTCATTTGGTGCATTGTATTTTGTTGTATGCTTTCTCTTGTACTTGTTGTTAGGTTGTTCAGtcatagttttttatttttatttgtaatttctttttatttacctataaaaaaaaattaaaaaaacaactttATAATTAGGTAAAGCTccacaaatttttaaaaatgccccaaaaatatatatttttataagtatatttcttgcaaaatttatttttcactccccaaaaagtttttgttttcatttttggttttttaagtaTTGTCCCCCATCCTCCGAAGTTCTAGCTTTGCCCATGTTTTCATGTtaatcccaaaaagaaaaaaaattgttcagtGTCTCTCCTCGATGAGCCATCGAGAATAGTGGCCGGCTCTAGGATGGTCATGACTGTAACAATACCGAAATTGTTACTGAATTTATAAGGTTTAATTGATGGAATTTGAAATAGAAATTGAATATAATTGGAAGAAATGGTGAATTGATAAAAGGAATGGAAGATTTGTAGATTGATTGGACTAAATCTGTAACGAAAATTATAATGAAATGGACTTTTCGACATGTCCGATCTTCAGAGCATTTAAGGTGCTCAGCCTCCAATTTACCACAGTAAACCGATGTCCTATATAATTAGGCTAATGGCCTTTATATACACACAACTCAACCCATTATTATTAAAGGTAAACTAAGCCCGGCCCACTAAGCTATTAAGGCCAAAGCCCACTTATCTAATATACTCGTTACAATAACATCAAATCTAGTGGTCATAGCTACCATTTCGAGTGGTCTCGAGCACCTCACTAGATGGTTGGTGTTggcaccttttttttcttttttctttttctttttaaatgatatatatattttttttaatatatatattttttattaaaagtaacaTGTGTCACGTTTTTATTGGGTCTAACGTAGCAATTTAATAGTTTTCTGCCAATGCAATTTAATAGTTTTCTGTCAATTAGTGGACGAAAATTAACTTCAGAGAGTAATTTGTCATTCTTGCTTACCACAAGAATCTCTcagttaatttttatatcatagAGAGTGAATTGTAAATTAGACTAACTATAATgagtaattttgcattttttttttaaaaaaaaatattatatgaatttctgaattttaaaaatgaatttgtataaattttatccttttttttattattgtaaaaaaaaataaaaaattatacgGGTTATATGGTCACCCACAGATATGCTAATTGACCCGTTTATTAAATAGGTTAATTTTGGTTAACCCGAATCTGATTATATAAAAttctaattctttaattttgttttgggtttgtatCGAATTTTCAAATCGTGTGAAAAACAATTGCTTTGTTTTGCTCAATTTGCATGTTTTTAAACTTTCACTTTTCAAAGAATTATTATATGAtattcaaaatttgattcattAGTTTCCAGCATTTTCTCAGCAGCCAAACTGAGGATaatttcttatcttatcttatttagTAACGATATTAAGcagaggtaaaaaaaaaaggtattcaaccctaaaatataaattaaggagAAGCATCAAAGCAGGGATGTGGCCTAACGTTGATTagtataatcataaaaaaaaaaaaaaaaatggataagcCAAGTATACATCAGTTGTTTCTTTTGCCTTAAATCATATCCTCACATTTCCTTCCACAATCAAACGTCTTGATTTATTAGGCTTCGTTTGGCAAACTCGTACTTGTAGAAAGAGAGTTGGCAAACAGGGTTACAATGAAAAGGCATAGAGGTCATGAGGGGCCGCCGGCCAGTCATGTCTACTGTGTGCGAGTGGAAAATATCAAAGTGACGAGCGCTCACAATAAGCGTGCCCCCTCCACAGTCCACTCCAAGTCCAAGTGTCAAGGCATTTCACTCTAGTTGAAGCCAACGGCAACAACGAAATCAAACACTTCTTCTCTCCATTGAAGGATCAAGAACCTTAACTAAATAGTCTATCCCCTATCTTCCTTGGGAGAGgtcttcatttttgtttttacgGGTCTTAGTCAAGGATTGAGATCGGTAAAATTAGCCCGTccaaacttttataaaatttgaacgACTCAAGAAAGAGCAAGATTgtgttcaaaaaagaaaataataataaaaaataaaaaataaaaaaggtaagattgttgaatttgccCGCTCTGAACACGCGGACACTTAGATAAATATATCCCATAATCTGTTCTCTTAAATTACTCAAATTTCAGACAAATTGTATGGGATTAATCATGGCACTCCCTTTCATGAATGGTTTGTTGGATAGTTTGTATCACAATCGGATCGAGGGCTTGTGTCAGTTGTGTGAATCTCCAGATGTAAGAAAAGTTATCCAAAACCTGAACTCCTCCATTATAAATATCACATactttgtttattgttttaaggTATGATCCCTTGACAAACTGCACAGAAGTCATGTTACTTCCTAGACTAGATGAACCACTGTCATGCATGTGGAATTTGAATCTATAGGCACAcaacccgaaaaaaaaaaagcaataagaGTGGAAGTTATATGGGCATCCATTTTACtagtttcaaaaaaatacttaattgcATCACATGCTTATTGGTGCAaaattttctgattttgttgaaagaaaaaagctagGAATCCTTCCGGTCCAGGGGCTTTAAGGGGAGCCAATTGATTTAGAGGCGTTTGAATTTCTTCCATTGAGACAGGAGCAATCAAACTTTGATTTATTTGAAGAGTGACTTTCGGAGTGATAGTTCTAATGCAGCAATCAACTTCCAGCTTCAAAATGAAATCtcttatggtgcgtttgggtattgaatttttagaattagaattgaattctaattctatttacaaatatcgaggtaaagaattgtgtttgggtgttgaattttgagattgaaaaatattatattttaatagtaagaaatgattggaagtttaaaaagttgtgtataaggattggtattttgaaaagttgtgtgaaataataatttaaataataataatttattatatattgattatttaatttaaaaaaaaaaatattttaaaaaaaaataattgaaatcaaaattaaaaattaaaaaaaaaaaaaaatgaaggaaggggtggctgccggttggcagccacccttttgggggtggccgcgcggccacccccagtggtcgggggaggccgcgcggccacccccaagggtcgggggaggccgcgcggccacccccagtactcgggggaggccgcgcggccttccccaagggtcgggggtggccgcgcggccttccccaagggtcgagggtggccgcgcggccacccccagtactcgagggaggccgcgcggcctcccccaagggtcggggcgcgcggccaccccttgtactcgggggaggccgcgcggccttccccaagggtcgagggtggctgcgcggccttccccaagggtcgggggtggccgcgcggccacccccagcactcgagggaggccgcgcggcctcccccaagggtcgggggtggccgcgcggcctcccccgccacccctctgttttttttttaatttcttttttttttatttaaattattgatattttattatttaaatgtgggacccacgcgcttttttagtcaacttttcctgcgcgtgggtcccaccattaatctgaaaaacagcattaaattttctcaaaattcgggtcaaatccgggtcaaaatccgggttttatgcgggtgggtgggttttttctaaaacctgagtggaataattattccactcggttgcCAAACAGTTCATTATTCTTTTTCCAAGGGATTCTACTATAATgatcaaaaaaaaatgagtaaaggGCTATGGAATGATATCTGGGAAGAACATTTACATCAACCACATCAAACACCCCACTCCATTCCGGATTTGCAATTGCCCTATCTAATCTTTCCAAGGTAAGAGCTCTTCCTTCCCTGCCATTAGACCAAGTGTACTTTTGGCCCTTATTCCTAAATCCCACAAATTACACTCCTTCAAAGTTGACTGGAACAAAGACATCTGCTTTTTTGATCTTTTGGAATAACTAGATTTCTCTGATAGAGAAATGAtttcattaaaatcaccatAGACTAGCCAATGAGAAAGATTTAACCCTGCCAGAATCCTCAGTAACGACCATGACTCCTCTCTTTTAGTTGGATTTGGATTTCCATAAAAACCTATGAATTTCCAAGAGAATCCAAGCTCAGGAGAATTAATGACAGCATTAACATGCCGTTGGCTAAAATTTTGTATCTCCAAATCCATATCAAAATTCCATAGTAAAATTAATCCACCACTAAGTCCTTTACAATCAACAGTAAACATATTATCGAAACCAAGTTTGAATTTCATAAATTTTGCCTTTCTCTGGATAACCTCTTATTGCTCTCATCCCTAAAACGAATAATCATATTTCTGTAACAGAATTTCGGTTTATTAGCCTTTGTAATGTAGTTTATAAGatcttataaaaaattct contains the following coding sequences:
- the LOC133864128 gene encoding leucine-rich repeat protein 1-like, with the translated sequence MVARILVFLVFAVAIASVDCNSEGEALHAWKTKLVDPNGVLQSWDPTLVNPCTWYHVTCNGDNSVTRVFMTCFTIEGTSALSGILVPQLGALSNLQYLEVYGNNISGVIPTGIGNLTRLISLDLYQNHLSGVIPSSLGNLVSLRFLRLNSNKLSGVIPAEVLQLVRWGNLMILNVSDNQLVGSAHRTNTRRFAVTKIIQDSRARK
- the LOC133864102 gene encoding zinc finger protein CONSTANS-LIKE 15-like — protein: MGSPRSRTGDGAVPCDFCAEQSAVLYCRADSAKLCLFCDQHVHSANLLSRKHVRSQICDNCGSEPVLVRCATDNLVLCHQCDWDAHGGCSVSASHDRSQIEGFSGCPSARELASLLGVDLEDKKVNPNPSGPLIQSWRTGGDVMNDPSLWGYDKSNAGVVCLPDLIVPSKTVVKRQGGRSGGNRGLVMCRQLVELLRRSGDGWEGLVGLGSGGDGDGGIDGFVDASPVVAQQQQQQQQPQQEAPVTALLMMDLKESDRIVDGDVLWDRNPRSQSTQIWDFNLGLLRGHEETGTLEVAYGANDAGFMIKNFGELTKETPLNNTKMMGDMFQMNCPIARDDMAFNNISNNPTTSLGPATSESNNLPVGRPSSGKARGSSGSKEFQLVEQPFLVGGDRVGTAAPTKADMELLAQNRGNAMQRYKEKKKNRRYEKHIRYESRKARADTRKRVKGRFVKASEAPDG